From the Streptomyces pluripotens genome, one window contains:
- a CDS encoding DNA polymerase IV, which yields MRTAPTILHLDMDAFFASVEQASKPSLRGKAVVVGGLGPRGVVATASYEARIFGVHSAMPTAQARRLAPHAAYLVPRFGLYRSVSEQVMGLLRELSPLVEPLSLDEAFVDLEAGGSAWDGESARLAGSKLRADIRAATGLTGSVGLAASKMLAKIASEQAKPDGLVLVEPGTEQALLGPMPVRTLPGVGPATGDHLRRAGITTVEELAEAGEDELVRLLGKAHGHALSAMALARDQRPVVAERETKSVSVEDTYDVDIHDRVRVGIEVQRLADRCVGRLRGAGLSGRTIVLKVRRYDFSTLTRSETLRGPTDDPAVVREAAARLLEAVDTTGGVRLLGVGVTGLADYTQEDLFAQAAGERAAGDPVAEAVPEAVAEQPETTERLWRAGQDVRHAEHGYGWVQGSGLGRVTVRFETPQSDPGRVRTFRGDDPDLEPADPLPLVPGPPERDCAASDGAQPSSVPASLPKSWSESLGGEATSRP from the coding sequence GTGAGAACCGCGCCCACGATCCTGCATCTCGACATGGATGCCTTCTTCGCCTCGGTGGAGCAGGCGTCCAAGCCGAGTCTGCGGGGAAAGGCGGTCGTCGTGGGCGGGCTCGGACCGCGCGGAGTAGTGGCGACCGCGTCGTACGAGGCGCGGATCTTCGGGGTCCATTCCGCGATGCCCACGGCCCAGGCGCGCCGGTTGGCACCCCATGCCGCGTACCTGGTGCCGCGCTTCGGTCTGTACCGGTCGGTCAGCGAGCAGGTGATGGGGCTGTTGCGGGAGCTGTCACCGTTGGTGGAGCCGCTCAGCCTGGACGAGGCGTTCGTCGATCTGGAGGCCGGTGGATCGGCCTGGGACGGGGAATCGGCGCGACTGGCCGGGTCGAAACTGCGTGCGGACATCCGGGCCGCCACGGGTCTCACCGGATCGGTGGGGCTGGCTGCCTCCAAGATGCTCGCGAAGATCGCCTCCGAGCAGGCCAAACCGGATGGTCTGGTGCTCGTCGAGCCGGGCACGGAGCAAGCGCTGCTGGGGCCGATGCCGGTGCGCACCCTGCCGGGAGTCGGGCCGGCTACCGGGGATCATCTGCGCAGAGCCGGAATCACCACGGTCGAGGAGCTGGCCGAGGCCGGCGAGGACGAACTCGTGCGGTTGCTCGGCAAGGCGCACGGGCACGCGTTGTCCGCCATGGCCCTGGCGCGCGACCAGCGGCCCGTGGTGGCCGAGCGGGAGACCAAATCGGTCTCGGTCGAGGACACCTACGACGTGGACATCCATGATCGGGTGCGGGTGGGTATCGAAGTGCAGCGTCTCGCCGACCGGTGCGTGGGGCGGCTGCGCGGGGCCGGGCTGTCAGGGCGGACCATCGTGCTGAAGGTTCGGCGATACGACTTCTCTACGCTCACCCGCTCCGAGACGCTCAGGGGGCCCACGGACGATCCGGCGGTCGTCCGGGAGGCAGCGGCCCGGTTGCTGGAGGCCGTGGACACCACGGGCGGGGTCCGGCTGCTCGGTGTCGGTGTCACCGGGCTCGCCGACTACACGCAGGAGGACCTGTTCGCGCAGGCGGCGGGCGAGCGGGCGGCAGGGGACCCTGTCGCGGAGGCCGTTCCCGAGGCTGTGGCGGAGCAGCCGGAGACCACCGAACGACTCTGGCGCGCCGGGCAGGACGTACGGCACGCCGAGCACGGGTACGGCTGGGTGCAGGGCAGTGGCCTGGGCCGGGTCACCGTGCGCTTCGAGACGCCCCAGTCGGATCCCGGGCGGGTGCGTACCTTCCGGGGGGACGATCCGGATCTTGAACCGGCGGATCCGCTGCCGCTGGTGCCGGGGCCGCCGGAACGGGACTGCGCCGCGTCAGACGGGGCTCAGCCCTCCTCGGTGCCCGCGAGCCTGCCGAAGTCGTGGTCCGAGAGCCTGGGGGGCGAGGCCACGTCGAGGCCGTAG
- a CDS encoding FHA domain-containing protein has protein sequence MKLFAKLFGKSAREGSDNATARHRAQPDAEGQRPLFRDQVTGPGGDISGGQGAASVDPAQSGGIGFGQPSTSGTGGGFTSGPYASNAPAGQPRQEDPSMSVLVCTRCGNRNAENARFCSHCGAPLRPGVAPERASETTSTISISGLEAYDAEVTGQTPLPMLSPEAQAAVDALPLGSALLVVRRGPNSGSRFLLDSDLTTAGRHPQSDIFLDDVTVSRRHVEFRRSPDGSFTVADVGSLNGTYVNRERIDQVALSNGDEVQIGKYRLVFYASRQGI, from the coding sequence GTGAAGTTGTTTGCGAAGTTGTTCGGCAAGAGCGCGCGAGAAGGCAGCGACAACGCGACCGCTCGCCACCGCGCACAGCCTGACGCGGAGGGCCAGCGCCCGCTGTTCCGGGACCAGGTCACTGGTCCGGGCGGTGACATTTCCGGTGGTCAGGGTGCGGCGTCTGTTGACCCTGCCCAGTCCGGCGGCATAGGTTTCGGGCAACCGTCAACCTCAGGTACGGGTGGAGGGTTCACCTCCGGCCCGTACGCGTCCAACGCCCCGGCGGGGCAGCCGCGGCAGGAGGATCCGTCCATGTCGGTCCTGGTGTGTACGAGGTGCGGTAACCGCAACGCGGAGAACGCCCGCTTCTGCTCCCACTGCGGTGCGCCCCTGCGTCCCGGAGTGGCGCCCGAGCGCGCCTCCGAGACGACGTCCACGATCTCGATCTCCGGGCTTGAGGCCTACGACGCGGAGGTAACCGGCCAGACGCCTCTGCCGATGCTCTCCCCGGAGGCGCAGGCCGCGGTGGATGCGCTGCCGCTGGGATCGGCGCTGCTGGTGGTGCGCCGAGGGCCGAATTCGGGTAGCCGCTTCCTGTTGGACAGCGACCTGACGACGGCTGGCCGCCATCCGCAGAGCGACATCTTCCTGGACGACGTCACTGTCTCGCGTCGGCACGTGGAGTTCCGGCGCTCCCCGGACGGCTCGTTCACCGTGGCTGACGTGGGCAGCCTGAACGGCACGTACGTCAACCGTGAGCGGATCGACCAGGTCGCTCTGTCGAACGGGGACGAGGTGCAGATCGGCAAGTACCGGCTGGTGTTCTACGCAAGCAGGCAGGGCATCTGA
- a CDS encoding MerR family transcriptional regulator — protein sequence MRTSGDGTAGGAPEPGFGESGPYPAQSSRSRQSGGYPQPSGAAGHAPQRPRAVPDGGGAAAMTSEQIGYRGPTACAAAGITYRQLDYWARTGLVEPSVRPAYGSGTQRLYSFRDVVVLKIVKRFLDTGVSLQNIRSAVQHLRERGFRDLERMTLMSDGATVYECTSPDEVHALLQGGQGVFGIAVGVVWRDVESALSQLHGERIDTGETLVGHNPADELARRRNRAV from the coding sequence GTGAGAACCAGCGGCGACGGTACGGCTGGGGGTGCCCCCGAACCCGGTTTCGGGGAGAGCGGTCCGTACCCGGCCCAGAGCTCTCGGTCACGTCAGAGCGGGGGGTACCCCCAACCCAGCGGCGCGGCCGGTCATGCTCCGCAGCGGCCGAGGGCGGTGCCGGACGGCGGAGGGGCGGCGGCGATGACGTCCGAGCAGATCGGCTACCGCGGGCCCACTGCCTGCGCGGCCGCCGGTATCACCTACCGGCAACTTGACTACTGGGCCCGCACCGGCCTGGTCGAGCCGAGCGTGCGCCCGGCCTACGGGTCGGGAACGCAACGGTTGTACAGCTTCCGGGACGTCGTCGTCCTGAAGATTGTCAAGCGGTTCCTGGACACCGGGGTCTCGCTCCAGAACATCCGCAGCGCGGTCCAGCACCTCAGAGAACGCGGTTTCCGGGACCTGGAGCGGATGACCTTGATGAGCGATGGCGCCACCGTGTACGAGTGCACCTCGCCGGACGAGGTGCACGCCCTGCTCCAGGGCGGTCAGGGTGTCTTCGGGATCGCGGTGGGCGTGGTGTGGCGGGACGTAGAAAGCGCGCTCTCCCAGCTGCACGGAGAACGCATCGACACGGGCGAGACGCTCGTCGGCCACAACCCCGCTGACGAACTGGCGCGCCGCCGCAACCGGGCGGTCTGA
- a CDS encoding MerR family transcriptional regulator yields the protein MLQTPSGGAGSGTAARDSGLMSIGTVLNVLRDEFPEVTISKIRFLESEGLVEPQRTPSGYRKFSAEDVERLGHVLRMQRDHYLPLKVIREHLDAMERGEAVPLPVVGRQRASDDFPESPAGPAVARIGRAELLAAADIDEGELKEWESYGLIAPLADGVYDVETVTVASLVAELGRFGIEPRHLRVMKAAADREAGLVDQIVAPLRRHRNPQTRAHAEARAKELAVLTVRLHTALVTTALGVRLP from the coding sequence ATGCTTCAAACACCGAGCGGCGGTGCCGGAAGCGGTACCGCCGCCAGGGACAGTGGGCTGATGAGCATCGGCACGGTGTTGAACGTGCTGCGCGACGAGTTCCCCGAAGTCACCATCTCCAAGATCCGTTTCCTGGAGTCGGAGGGCCTGGTCGAGCCGCAGCGGACTCCGTCCGGGTACCGCAAGTTCAGCGCCGAGGACGTCGAGCGTCTCGGTCACGTCCTGCGGATGCAGCGGGACCACTACCTGCCCCTCAAGGTGATCCGCGAGCACCTGGACGCCATGGAGCGGGGTGAGGCCGTCCCGCTGCCCGTGGTGGGACGCCAGCGCGCCTCGGACGACTTCCCGGAATCACCCGCCGGGCCCGCAGTGGCCCGGATCGGACGGGCGGAGCTGCTGGCGGCGGCGGACATCGACGAAGGCGAGCTGAAGGAGTGGGAGTCCTACGGGCTCATCGCTCCCCTGGCGGACGGGGTCTACGACGTCGAGACCGTCACGGTCGCCTCCCTCGTCGCCGAGCTGGGCCGCTTCGGGATCGAGCCGCGCCACCTGCGGGTGATGAAGGCCGCCGCCGACCGCGAGGCGGGTCTCGTCGATCAGATCGTGGCCCCCCTCAGACGCCATCGCAACCCACAGACCAGGGCGCATGCCGAAGCCCGTGCCAAGGAGCTGGCCGTGCTCACCGTGCGATTGCACACGGCCCTGGTGACGACTGCCCTCGGGGTGCGGCTGCCCTGA
- a CDS encoding bifunctional nuclease family protein encodes MNELDVVGVRVEMPSNQPIVLLREVGGDRYLPIWIGPGEATAIAFAQQGMAPARPLTHDLFKDVLEAVGQELTEVRITDLREGVFYAELVFASGVEVSARPSDAIALALRTGTPIYGSDTVLDDAGIAIPDEQEDEVEKFREFLDQISPEDFGTSSQ; translated from the coding sequence GTGAACGAGCTCGATGTCGTAGGTGTCCGGGTCGAAATGCCCTCCAACCAACCGATCGTGCTCCTGCGAGAAGTGGGAGGCGACCGTTACCTCCCCATCTGGATCGGGCCGGGGGAGGCGACGGCCATCGCTTTCGCCCAACAGGGCATGGCCCCCGCGCGACCGCTGACCCACGACCTGTTCAAGGACGTGCTGGAGGCCGTCGGCCAGGAGCTGACCGAAGTACGCATCACGGACCTGCGTGAAGGGGTCTTCTACGCGGAGCTCGTCTTCGCCAGCGGAGTCGAGGTCAGCGCCCGTCCCTCCGATGCCATAGCGCTTGCCCTGCGCACCGGAACGCCGATCTACGGCAGCGACACGGTCCTGGACGATGCGGGTATCGCGATTCCCGACGAGCAGGAGGACGAGGTGGAGAAGTTCCGTGAGTTCCTCGACCAGATCTCGCCCGAGGACTTCGGGACCAGCAGCCAGTGA
- the gcvP gene encoding aminomethyl-transferring glycine dehydrogenase, which translates to MTAHRIPLSELETGIPFEQRHIGPDQEARAKMLAQVGYGSLDELTAAAVPDVIKNADALDLPGARTETEVLAELRSLADRNQVLGSMIGLGYYGTFTPPVILRNVMENPAWYTAYTPYQPEISQGRLEALLNFQTVVADLTGLPTSGASLLDEGTAAAEAMALSRRMGKNKKGLFLVDADALPQTIAVIETRAEPTGVEVVVADLSAGIPAAIAERGINGVLIQYPGASGAVRDVKPVIDQAHELGALVTVAADLLALTLLTSPGELGADIAVGSTQRFGVPMGFGGPHAGYMAVHEKFARSLPGRLVGVSVDADGHKAYRLALQTREQHIRREKATSNICTAQVLLAVMAGMYAVYHGPEGLRAIARRTHRYAAILTEGLRAGGVEIVHGAFFDTVTARVPGRAAGIVAAARDGGVNLRLVDADHVSMACDETSTRTQLATVWSAFGVEADVDALDATAEDALPTALLRTDDYLTHPVFHQYRSETAMLRYLRRLADRDYALDRGMIPLGSCTMKLNATTEMEPVTWPEFGQLHPFAPAEQAAGYLTLIHELEERLAEVTGYDKVSLQPNAGSQGELAGLLAVRGYHRANGDDQRTVCLIPSSAHGTNAASAVMAGMKVVVVKTADDGEIDVEDLRAKIEQYRDELAVLMITYPSTHGVFEEHVADICARVHEAGGQVYVDGANLNALVGLAKPGHFGGDVSHLNLHKTFCIPHGGGGPGVGPVAVRAHLAPHLPNHPLQPAAGPKTGVGPVSAAPWGSAGILPISWAYVRLMGGEGLKRATQVAVLSANYIAKRLEPHYPVLYTGPGGLVAHECIIDLRPLTKATGVSVDDVAKRLIDYGFHAPTMSFPVAGTLMIEPTESEDIAELDRFCEAMIAIRAEIEKVGSGEWQAEDNPLRGAPHTAATLGGAWTHAYSREEAVFPAGVSAADKYWPPVRRIDQAFGDRNLVCSCPPLDAYED; encoded by the coding sequence ATGACCGCCCATCGCATTCCGCTCTCCGAGCTCGAAACGGGCATTCCCTTCGAGCAGCGCCACATCGGGCCCGACCAGGAGGCACGGGCCAAGATGCTCGCGCAGGTCGGTTACGGCTCGCTCGACGAACTGACCGCCGCCGCGGTTCCGGACGTGATCAAGAACGCCGACGCGCTGGACCTGCCGGGCGCCCGCACCGAGACCGAGGTGCTCGCTGAGCTCCGCTCGCTCGCCGACCGCAACCAGGTCCTCGGATCCATGATCGGTCTTGGCTACTACGGCACCTTCACACCGCCGGTCATCCTGCGCAACGTCATGGAGAACCCGGCCTGGTACACGGCCTACACGCCGTACCAGCCGGAGATCTCCCAGGGCCGCCTGGAGGCCCTGCTGAACTTCCAGACCGTGGTCGCCGATCTCACCGGCCTGCCCACCTCCGGAGCCTCCCTGCTGGACGAGGGCACGGCCGCCGCCGAGGCGATGGCGCTGTCCCGGCGCATGGGCAAGAACAAGAAGGGCCTGTTCCTGGTCGACGCGGACGCGCTGCCGCAGACCATCGCCGTCATCGAGACGCGCGCCGAGCCGACCGGCGTCGAGGTCGTCGTCGCCGACCTCTCCGCGGGGATCCCGGCCGCGATCGCCGAGCGCGGGATCAACGGCGTGCTGATCCAATACCCGGGTGCGTCGGGAGCCGTACGTGACGTCAAGCCGGTCATCGATCAGGCGCACGAGCTCGGAGCCCTGGTCACCGTCGCCGCCGACCTGCTCGCGCTGACCCTGCTGACCTCGCCGGGTGAGTTGGGGGCCGACATCGCCGTCGGCTCAACCCAGCGCTTCGGCGTGCCGATGGGCTTCGGTGGTCCGCACGCCGGATACATGGCCGTGCACGAGAAGTTCGCGCGCAGCTTGCCGGGCCGTCTGGTGGGTGTCTCCGTCGACGCTGACGGGCACAAGGCCTACCGACTGGCCCTGCAGACCCGTGAGCAGCACATCCGCCGTGAGAAGGCCACGAGCAACATCTGTACCGCGCAGGTGCTGCTGGCCGTCATGGCCGGCATGTACGCCGTCTACCACGGACCGGAGGGCCTGCGGGCCATCGCACGGCGTACCCACCGCTACGCTGCGATCCTCACCGAGGGCCTCAGGGCGGGCGGCGTCGAGATCGTCCACGGTGCGTTCTTCGACACGGTGACCGCACGTGTGCCCGGCAGGGCCGCCGGGATCGTCGCCGCCGCCCGGGACGGCGGGGTCAACCTGCGCCTGGTCGACGCCGACCATGTCTCCATGGCCTGCGACGAGACCAGCACCCGGACCCAGCTGGCCACGGTCTGGTCCGCCTTCGGCGTCGAGGCCGACGTCGACGCGCTGGACGCGACCGCCGAGGACGCCCTGCCGACGGCGCTCCTGCGCACCGACGACTACCTGACCCACCCGGTCTTCCACCAGTACCGTTCCGAGACCGCGATGCTGCGCTACCTGCGTCGGCTGGCCGACCGCGACTACGCGCTCGACCGCGGCATGATCCCGCTGGGCTCCTGCACCATGAAGCTCAACGCGACCACGGAGATGGAGCCGGTCACCTGGCCCGAGTTCGGGCAGCTGCACCCCTTCGCGCCCGCCGAGCAGGCCGCGGGTTACCTCACCCTCATCCACGAGTTGGAGGAACGCCTCGCCGAGGTCACCGGCTACGACAAGGTTTCCCTGCAGCCGAACGCCGGCTCGCAGGGCGAGCTGGCCGGTCTGCTGGCCGTACGCGGCTACCACCGGGCCAACGGGGACGATCAGCGCACCGTCTGCCTGATCCCCTCCTCCGCGCACGGCACCAACGCCGCGAGTGCCGTGATGGCCGGCATGAAGGTCGTCGTCGTCAAGACCGCCGACGACGGCGAGATCGATGTCGAGGACTTGCGTGCCAAGATCGAGCAGTACCGCGACGAACTGGCGGTGCTGATGATCACCTACCCCTCCACGCACGGCGTCTTCGAGGAGCATGTCGCCGACATCTGCGCCCGGGTGCACGAGGCCGGCGGCCAGGTCTACGTCGACGGCGCCAACCTCAACGCGCTGGTCGGGCTGGCCAAGCCGGGCCACTTCGGCGGTGACGTCTCCCACCTGAACCTGCACAAGACCTTCTGCATCCCGCACGGCGGCGGTGGTCCCGGCGTCGGTCCGGTGGCGGTCCGCGCACATCTGGCGCCGCACCTGCCGAATCACCCGCTCCAGCCGGCCGCGGGCCCAAAGACGGGCGTCGGCCCGGTCTCGGCGGCGCCGTGGGGCAGTGCAGGCATCCTGCCCATCTCCTGGGCGTACGTCCGCCTGATGGGCGGGGAGGGACTGAAGCGGGCCACGCAGGTGGCGGTGCTGTCGGCGAACTACATCGCCAAGCGCCTGGAGCCGCACTACCCGGTCCTCTACACCGGCCCGGGGGGACTGGTCGCACACGAGTGCATCATCGATCTGCGCCCGCTGACCAAGGCGACCGGTGTGAGTGTGGACGACGTGGCCAAGCGGTTGATCGACTACGGCTTCCACGCGCCGACCATGTCCTTCCCGGTGGCCGGCACCCTGATGATCGAACCGACCGAGTCGGAGGACATCGCCGAGCTGGACCGTTTCTGTGAAGCGATGATCGCGATTCGTGCGGAGATCGAGAAGGTCGGCTCCGGGGAGTGGCAGGCGGAGGACAACCCGCTGCGCGGTGCGCCGCACACCGCCGCCACCCTCGGTGGCGCATGGACGCACGCCTACAGCCGTGAGGAGGCGGTCTTCCCGGCTGGTGTCTCGGCCGCCGACAAGTACTGGCCGCCGGTGCGTCGCATCGACCAGGCGTTCGGTGACCGCAACCTGGTGTGCTCCTGCCCGCCGCTGGACGCGTACGAGGACTGA
- a CDS encoding PRC-barrel domain-containing protein produces MQTDIDPRSLIGRKAFDRDGTKIGTIDEVYLDDATGVPEWAAVRTGLFSRDAFVPLEPSELVEGTLHVPFDRALIKDAPDFGVGRHLSPEQELQLYHHYGLDVASPPRLSDHDFGRLAGTEEG; encoded by the coding sequence GTGCAGACCGACATCGATCCGCGCAGCCTGATCGGCCGCAAGGCGTTCGACCGCGATGGCACCAAGATCGGCACCATCGACGAGGTGTACCTCGACGACGCGACCGGCGTGCCCGAGTGGGCCGCCGTACGCACCGGCCTGTTCTCCCGGGACGCGTTCGTTCCCCTGGAGCCGAGCGAGCTCGTCGAAGGCACCCTGCACGTCCCGTTCGACCGTGCCCTCATCAAGGACGCCCCGGACTTCGGCGTGGGCCGCCATCTCTCCCCCGAGCAGGAATTGCAGCTCTACCACCACTACGGCCTCGACGTGGCCTCGCCCCCCAGGCTCTCGGACCACGACTTCGGCAGGCTCGCGGGCACCGAGGAGGGCTGA